A genomic region of Fodinisporobacter ferrooxydans contains the following coding sequences:
- a CDS encoding helix-turn-helix domain-containing protein — protein sequence MILLYQNIKILSGFLNRYTRARRRVGGRPKTDHRKVEQALKLYDSNAHSIAEITEMTGVTKATLYRALKSRKA from the coding sequence ATGATCTTATTATACCAAAATATAAAAATATTAAGTGGATTTTTGAATCGATATACTAGAGCGCGTAGGCGTGTTGGTGGTCGCCCAAAAACGGATCATCGAAAGGTTGAACAGGCGTTAAAGTTATACGATAGTAATGCGCATAGTATCGCAGAAATAACGGAAATGACAGGCGTTACAAAGGCGACTTTGTATCGGGCGTTGAAATCGCGTAAAGCGTAA